The following proteins are encoded in a genomic region of Arachis ipaensis cultivar K30076 chromosome B02, Araip1.1, whole genome shotgun sequence:
- the LOC107627199 gene encoding uncharacterized protein LOC107627199, translated as MSLYVKFLKELINKKRSWQEKETILLTEECSVVIQGVIPPKLKDPGSFVVSCTIGKMTLDKALCDLGASINLMPLSMMRKLAIEELKPTRMSLVMADRSIKTPNGIVENLLVKVGEFIFPADFVILDTEEEGNNSIVLGRPFLATARAIIDVEKGEMILEYIMSK; from the coding sequence atgtcCCTGTATGTAAAGTTCTTAAAAGAactcatcaacaagaagaggagttggcaagagAAGGAAACCATACTTCttactgaagaatgtagtgttgTGATTCAAGGAGTTATCCcaccaaagcttaaagatccagggagctttgtagTTTCATGTACCATAGGCAAAATGACCCTagacaaagctctctgtgaccttggtgctagCATCAATCTGATGCCGTTGTCAATGATGAGGAAGCTTGCCATAGAGGAACTCAAACCTACCAGGATGTCTTTGgtgatggctgacagatcaatcaagacacccaatggcatTGTGGAAAACCTGTTAGTGAAAGTTGGGGagtttatcttcccagcagacttcgtAATTCTGGATACAGAGGAAGAAGGAAACAACTCAATcgtcttgggaaggccatttttagccACAGCCAGAGCCATTATTGATGTAGAGAAGGGAGAGATGATTTTAGAGTACATAATGAGcaaatga